The proteins below are encoded in one region of Holophagaceae bacterium:
- a CDS encoding efflux RND transporter periplasmic adaptor subunit has product MNNLLRISALSLALIAFTACDPKKEAAAPTAEPPAQTIANEDLNRLPLKSVRGLHFMQVPEPKAEGAWYPAEAIGDESAQAMLTTPVKGIISAILVPPGKHVGSGVALLTLQSPELARLKGDWLAAKAKQQRAEAELAREQRLFEAQAGSRRDLEAARSEAATAQADEEASRLALEARGLRPESAGATFTMKAPSAGTVAVYKVQLSQGVEAGQELGGFQSGAASLARLELTLPAPQNWSPGTITEVRRADGHHWKARLEGMPAALTGDTRRLSYRLRLSGGPLPIPGTPLEVHVPLTKAIVLPQSALQQVEGTWGVFVKEGEEAVFRPVKRGVELGGDVMVLEGVKTGETVVGEGAYLLKSLQIKRKSGGEDHDH; this is encoded by the coding sequence ATGAACAATTTGCTTCGAATTTCTGCCTTGAGCCTTGCGCTTATCGCCTTCACTGCCTGCGATCCCAAGAAGGAAGCAGCTGCGCCAACCGCTGAGCCTCCCGCACAGACGATCGCGAACGAGGACTTGAATCGTTTGCCGCTGAAATCTGTTCGCGGCCTGCACTTCATGCAGGTACCCGAGCCCAAAGCGGAGGGTGCGTGGTATCCCGCGGAGGCCATCGGAGATGAATCCGCCCAGGCCATGCTCACCACACCCGTAAAGGGCATCATCTCGGCGATCTTGGTCCCGCCTGGAAAACATGTGGGTTCCGGCGTGGCCCTGCTCACCCTCCAGAGCCCAGAACTGGCGCGACTGAAGGGTGATTGGCTTGCCGCGAAAGCCAAACAGCAAAGGGCTGAAGCTGAGTTGGCGCGTGAGCAGCGCTTGTTCGAGGCCCAGGCCGGTTCCCGCCGCGACTTGGAGGCGGCCCGTAGCGAGGCCGCGACGGCCCAGGCTGACGAGGAAGCTTCCCGTCTGGCCCTGGAGGCCCGGGGCCTGCGCCCCGAGTCTGCTGGAGCCACGTTCACGATGAAAGCTCCCAGTGCCGGAACCGTTGCTGTTTACAAAGTGCAGCTCAGCCAGGGCGTTGAAGCGGGCCAGGAACTGGGTGGTTTTCAATCTGGTGCCGCTTCCTTGGCGCGTCTGGAACTGACCCTTCCGGCACCCCAGAACTGGTCTCCAGGAACGATCACAGAGGTCCGGCGGGCCGATGGACACCACTGGAAAGCCCGGCTGGAAGGAATGCCCGCAGCGCTGACGGGAGACACCCGGCGGCTGAGCTATCGCCTCCGGCTGTCGGGAGGTCCCTTACCCATTCCCGGCACACCGCTCGAAGTGCATGTGCCTCTCACCAAGGCCATCGTGCTGCCTCAAAGCGCCTTGCAGCAAGTGGAAGGAACCTGGGGCGTCTTTGTGAAGGAGGGTGAAGAGGCTGTATTCCGTCCCGTCAAACGCGGTGTGGAACTCGGCGGCGACGTGATGGTGCTGGAGGGCGTGAAGACCGGCGAGACCGTGGTGGGCGAAGGGGCCTACCTCTTGAAATCACTCCAAATCAAGCGCAAGAGCGGAGGTGAGGACCATGACCACTGA
- a CDS encoding TolC family protein, giving the protein MRILFLGALPCVLVAQASAPLSYDEILQRARTSPEQLRTEALLAGRERQLRGSSGLLREGPSIGFSAGPRSSPLTPTTTDRTVEIDLPLFLSQSTQRRLEKALGKADPALRESARIEARFRLRQAYLEAWLAERLLVLREADLTTVQTWLQAARVRLEAGADPAFQVSLVEGEALKAQLDLDEARRNRLQAWANLRTVSAVPAAPVPLADSGDPVFLPAQDLPARFDRSSLRRAIDARLELEEQTLRQQEALSTSRWSLRGSTSREGEERITKLGFAYRFPRPGETRAIHRETEANLSAAKQELEIARIELDARFQSALTRLVNTSAPTPFASFDTALRAVGMRLSEGKERPSEALPIRRQLLEAQVASLRRLHAAHLLTAELQALTDGNNP; this is encoded by the coding sequence ATGAGAATCCTTTTCCTGGGGGCCTTGCCCTGCGTGTTGGTTGCGCAGGCATCTGCACCCCTTTCATATGATGAAATTCTTCAGCGCGCGCGAACCAGCCCTGAACAGCTTCGAACTGAAGCACTGCTGGCTGGCCGGGAGCGACAGCTCCGTGGATCCAGCGGACTGCTGCGGGAGGGTCCATCCATTGGATTCTCCGCGGGTCCGCGCAGTTCGCCGCTGACCCCAACCACAACCGACCGCACAGTGGAAATCGACCTGCCACTTTTTCTATCCCAGAGCACCCAACGGCGCCTGGAGAAAGCACTCGGTAAAGCAGATCCCGCGCTGCGGGAGTCCGCCCGCATCGAGGCCCGGTTCCGCTTGCGCCAAGCCTACCTGGAGGCCTGGCTCGCGGAACGCTTGCTGGTGCTGCGCGAGGCGGACCTCACCACCGTGCAGACCTGGCTTCAAGCTGCGAGGGTCCGGCTGGAGGCTGGGGCTGATCCAGCCTTCCAAGTCAGCCTTGTCGAAGGAGAGGCGCTGAAGGCTCAATTAGATTTGGATGAGGCCCGGCGGAATCGCCTGCAGGCATGGGCGAACCTGCGCACGGTTTCAGCCGTGCCTGCTGCGCCGGTTCCTCTGGCAGATTCCGGAGATCCCGTCTTCTTGCCTGCCCAGGATCTACCAGCCCGGTTCGATCGCAGCTCGCTTCGACGCGCCATCGACGCGAGGTTGGAGCTGGAGGAGCAAACCCTTCGCCAGCAGGAGGCTTTGTCTACGAGCCGGTGGAGCCTGCGTGGCAGCACCAGCCGGGAAGGCGAGGAGCGCATTACCAAGCTGGGCTTCGCCTACCGCTTCCCGAGACCCGGGGAGACACGGGCGATCCATCGGGAAACCGAGGCCAATCTCTCCGCGGCCAAACAGGAACTGGAGATTGCCAGGATTGAGCTGGATGCGCGTTTCCAATCGGCTCTGACCCGGCTTGTGAACACATCCGCGCCAACGCCCTTCGCATCCTTCGATACCGCGCTCCGCGCCGTGGGCATGCGTCTTAGCGAAGGGAAGGAGCGGCCTTCTGAAGCGCTGCCCATCCGCCGCCAGCTCTTGGAAGCCCAGGTGGCCTCGCTACGCCGCCTGCACGCCGCCCATCTTCTTACCGCCGAACTCCAGGCCCTCACCGATGGGAACAACCCATGA
- a CDS encoding GNAT family N-acetyltransferase, which produces MDPAPLEIQSPRYVVRPLESEDFWHLRRLEGEIWGGDATGQLCPYYLRLCTELYPEWCFIALDGDRPVGYVLNFPNGKVAYCATLAVHPDYQKGKVNYLLIRAMLGKLFQEEMSECRFLVEPENRDARSVHNALGARVVREVDDYYQRGDRRLWSAITKADLDRARARYTRLRLVS; this is translated from the coding sequence ATGGACCCCGCTCCGCTCGAAATCCAATCGCCCCGCTACGTAGTCCGTCCCCTGGAAAGCGAAGATTTCTGGCATCTGCGCCGCCTCGAAGGCGAAATCTGGGGCGGGGATGCCACCGGCCAGCTCTGTCCTTATTACCTGCGGCTCTGCACGGAACTCTACCCCGAGTGGTGCTTCATCGCGCTGGATGGCGACCGGCCTGTGGGGTATGTGCTGAACTTTCCGAATGGCAAGGTGGCCTACTGCGCCACGCTTGCGGTGCATCCCGACTACCAGAAGGGCAAGGTCAACTACCTGCTGATCCGCGCCATGCTGGGCAAACTTTTTCAGGAAGAGATGAGCGAGTGCCGCTTCCTGGTGGAACCGGAGAACCGGGATGCCCGCAGCGTCCACAACGCCCTTGGCGCCCGCGTCGTGCGCGAAGTGGACGACTACTACCAACGGGGGGACCGCCGCCTCTGGTCCGCCATCACCAAGGCGGATCTCGACCGCGCCCGGGCCCGGTACACCCGGTTGCGGCTGGTGTCGTGA
- a CDS encoding 1-acyl-sn-glycerol-3-phosphate acyltransferase, translating to MSSGQSLPVTGWKYPYLPAEPDAPRGAWHPRTLWAWGTALAATGYILPRLGRAQEPAQALSRWSRNLLRALQVEVELSAPVPEGAQLWVANHLSWLDPAVLMAQRSMGTLAKAEVAAYPLLGRHARRAGLLFVDREDPGSRAAALLELVRHWRAGAPFLLFPEGTTTSGKRLAPFYEGGLRAAFRLGLTVLPMRLDSPDPHYPWIGEASLAPHLQALCRSRRTRVRLRPGPVMTATGDEEAWLRSLRSHLEPPPH from the coding sequence GTGAGCTCTGGCCAGAGCCTGCCCGTCACCGGCTGGAAGTACCCATACCTGCCGGCCGAACCGGATGCACCCAGGGGAGCCTGGCATCCCCGGACACTCTGGGCCTGGGGAACGGCGCTCGCCGCCACCGGCTACATCCTGCCCAGGCTCGGCAGGGCCCAGGAACCCGCCCAGGCGCTGAGCCGCTGGTCGCGGAACCTGTTGCGCGCGCTCCAGGTGGAAGTGGAATTATCCGCGCCGGTTCCGGAAGGAGCCCAGCTCTGGGTGGCCAACCACCTCAGCTGGCTGGATCCGGCGGTGCTCATGGCCCAACGGTCCATGGGAACCCTGGCCAAGGCCGAGGTCGCCGCCTATCCCCTGCTGGGCCGCCATGCGCGCCGCGCGGGCCTGCTGTTTGTGGATCGGGAGGACCCGGGATCCCGTGCCGCCGCTCTGCTTGAACTTGTCCGCCATTGGCGGGCGGGCGCGCCCTTCCTGCTCTTCCCCGAAGGCACCACCACCAGCGGAAAGAGGCTGGCTCCGTTCTATGAAGGCGGTTTGAGGGCCGCTTTCCGCTTGGGGCTCACTGTGCTGCCCATGCGCCTGGACAGCCCCGACCCCCATTACCCTTGGATCGGCGAAGCCTCCCTGGCCCCGCACCTCCAGGCCCTCTGCCGTTCACGGCGGACCCGGGTGAGGCTCCGGCCGGGCCCAGTGATGACCGCCACCGGCGATGAAGAGGCCTGGCTGCGGTCCCTCCGGTCGCATCTTGAGCCGCCCCCGCATTGA
- a CDS encoding arginase family protein: MTPDLLLQGLRTGLTPFLGLPLQLEPSEVPGVVLGAPFDGGVLNRPGARLGPWALRAASLGMGRLPMPLRLQGSGSDEVARGFAALDWVDGGNIPTRPFGIEEALTAVQETVTAWIGLGARTLMLGGDHLMTLGALRAHWRKHGKLGLLHFDAHPDAGNGEAWGTVHHHGTWVRAAIEEGLVDPRRTVQIGLRAPRFESEELAFLANAGVRMWTPWDLRDGRLAAQLQGDIARVAQGPAYVSLDLDVLDPAHCPAVAEPVPGGLSVVELIALLQPIHRWPAPWVGADVMELAPTLGGAGDSARVAAHLALQLFP, from the coding sequence ATGACCCCTGATTTGCTGCTCCAAGGCCTCCGCACGGGCCTTACTCCCTTCCTCGGCCTGCCCCTCCAGCTCGAGCCTTCGGAGGTTCCGGGCGTGGTGCTCGGCGCGCCCTTCGATGGCGGAGTGCTCAACCGCCCCGGCGCGCGCCTGGGCCCGTGGGCGCTGCGCGCCGCGAGTCTGGGCATGGGAAGGCTGCCCATGCCCCTGCGGCTCCAGGGCAGCGGTTCGGATGAGGTTGCCCGGGGCTTCGCAGCCCTGGATTGGGTGGACGGCGGCAACATCCCCACCCGGCCCTTCGGCATCGAGGAGGCGCTCACGGCCGTGCAGGAAACCGTGACGGCGTGGATCGGCCTGGGTGCACGGACACTCATGCTGGGCGGCGACCACCTGATGACCCTGGGCGCCCTGCGGGCTCATTGGCGGAAGCACGGAAAACTGGGCCTGCTCCACTTCGACGCCCATCCGGACGCGGGAAACGGCGAGGCCTGGGGCACCGTCCACCACCACGGGACTTGGGTCCGGGCCGCCATCGAAGAAGGCCTGGTAGACCCCCGGCGCACGGTGCAGATCGGCCTGCGGGCTCCACGTTTCGAGAGCGAGGAACTGGCCTTCCTCGCCAACGCCGGCGTGCGGATGTGGACGCCCTGGGATCTCCGCGATGGCCGCCTGGCGGCGCAGCTGCAGGGCGACATCGCCCGGGTGGCCCAAGGGCCGGCTTACGTGTCCTTGGATCTCGATGTGCTCGATCCCGCCCATTGCCCGGCGGTGGCGGAACCCGTTCCGGGCGGCCTGAGCGTGGTGGAGCTCATCGCGCTGCTGCAGCCCATCCACCGCTGGCCCGCCCCCTGGGTGGGGGCCGACGTGATGGAGCTGGCGCCGACCCTGGGGGGCGCCGGGGACAGCGCGCGGGTGGCTGCCCACCTCGCGTTACAGCTATTTCCCTGA
- a CDS encoding PLP-dependent transferase translates to MTTTQRFATTCIHAGQQPDPYSGAIMTPVYFTSTYIQEGLNQHRGFEYARTRNPTRDAVEGNLAALEGADFGVAFASGLAATQAILELLSSGDHLVLGDNVYGGTFRLVDKVMARFGLAYTQVDTSDLKALRGAIRPNTKLVMLETPTNPMLGITDIAAVRGLLKELGTSALLAVDNTFATPFNQRPLDFGADLVFHSTTKYLNGHSDSIGGVAVTNSRELSERLHFIQNAAGAILSPMESWLILRGTKTLHLRMERHNANALEIARWLEARKDLKAVYYPGLESHPQHGLAKRQMSGFSGIVSFDTGDAERTRRMAAAFKIFALAESLGGVESLICHPVSMTHGSVPEGDRARLGITDSLLRLSVGVEDVRDLIEDLDRALKA, encoded by the coding sequence ATGACCACCACGCAGCGCTTCGCCACCACCTGCATCCACGCGGGCCAGCAGCCGGATCCCTACAGCGGCGCCATCATGACGCCGGTCTATTTCACATCGACCTACATCCAGGAAGGCCTGAACCAGCACCGCGGCTTCGAGTACGCCCGCACCCGCAACCCCACCCGGGATGCGGTGGAAGGCAACCTGGCCGCTTTGGAAGGGGCGGACTTCGGCGTCGCCTTCGCGTCGGGCCTGGCCGCGACCCAGGCCATCCTGGAACTGCTCTCCAGCGGCGACCATCTGGTGCTCGGCGACAACGTCTACGGCGGCACCTTCCGCCTGGTGGACAAGGTCATGGCCCGCTTCGGGCTGGCCTACACCCAGGTGGATACCTCGGATTTGAAGGCGCTGCGCGGGGCCATCCGGCCCAACACGAAACTCGTGATGCTGGAGACGCCCACCAATCCGATGCTGGGGATCACGGATATCGCGGCGGTGCGGGGCCTGCTCAAGGAGCTGGGCACCTCGGCGCTGTTGGCCGTGGACAACACCTTCGCCACCCCCTTCAACCAGCGGCCCCTGGATTTCGGCGCCGACCTCGTCTTCCATTCCACGACCAAATACTTGAATGGGCATAGCGACAGCATCGGCGGCGTGGCGGTCACGAATTCGCGTGAACTGAGCGAGCGGCTGCATTTCATCCAGAACGCGGCGGGCGCCATCCTCTCGCCCATGGAAAGCTGGCTCATCCTGCGGGGCACCAAGACCCTGCACCTGCGCATGGAACGCCACAACGCCAACGCGCTTGAGATCGCACGCTGGCTGGAAGCGCGCAAGGATTTGAAGGCGGTCTACTACCCGGGCCTGGAATCGCATCCCCAGCATGGACTCGCCAAGCGCCAGATGTCCGGTTTTTCGGGCATCGTCAGCTTCGACACCGGCGATGCCGAACGCACGCGCCGGATGGCCGCGGCCTTCAAGATTTTTGCGCTCGCGGAATCCCTGGGCGGCGTGGAGAGCCTGATCTGCCATCCCGTGTCCATGACCCACGGCAGCGTCCCGGAAGGCGACCGCGCCAGGCTCGGCATCACCGATTCCCTGTTGCGCCTGAGCGTGGGCGTCGAGGATGTCCGCGATCTCATCGAGGACCTGGATCGCGCCTTGAAGGCCTAG
- a CDS encoding nuclear transport factor 2 family protein, with amino-acid sequence MRPIALTALTLCSLLGCKQGSPEDQVREAFASTVEALEKSDAGAASDMLSQDFQGPEGMDRGAARLYLMGVFRHQKVGVAVLANKVQINRDGATQAVELVLTAKGGGLIPEDMGRRSFVIRWRKIGSHWKIRSVESMGPNP; translated from the coding sequence ATGCGCCCGATCGCCCTTACGGCTTTGACACTTTGTAGCCTCCTGGGCTGCAAGCAGGGCAGCCCCGAGGACCAGGTGCGGGAAGCCTTCGCCTCCACGGTCGAAGCCCTGGAGAAGAGCGACGCGGGCGCGGCCTCGGACATGCTGTCCCAGGATTTCCAGGGCCCTGAAGGCATGGACCGCGGCGCGGCGCGGCTCTATCTGATGGGCGTGTTCCGGCATCAGAAAGTGGGCGTGGCCGTGCTGGCCAACAAGGTGCAGATCAACCGGGACGGGGCTACGCAGGCGGTGGAGCTGGTGCTCACGGCCAAAGGCGGCGGCCTGATTCCCGAGGACATGGGGCGGCGGAGTTTTGTCATCCGATGGAGAAAGATTGGGAGCCACTGGAAGATCCGGAGCGTCGAATCCATGGGGCCGAATCCATAA
- a CDS encoding protein kinase translates to MRTRIGKFEIQRRLGEGAMGEVFLGRDPIIGREVAIKTIRPQIATGEEARERFYREARAAGTLNHPNLVTVHEFGEDDGTLFLAMEYVPGQDLQTLLLDHSLTRPQILEIVAQICDGLAYAHARGVMHRDIKPSNIRVDWHQGRPFVKVMDFGIARIAGSDMTGSGTILGTFGYMAPEYISSGIPDPRADIFACGVILYEALAGERPFLGDTTATVLYRIVHEQPKPMDPAHLHGISPAVQSILDQALEKDPSLRYQRAEVMSAALRSAKDPHWLGGVAMGTTASMKSSSREAQAAPTVAANSARTATSSPVAAARPATKTPSNAGIWAAGLIVAAGLAAAGAWFWLREPANPPTSLAQANPAGSAMSPAAVPPRTPAPKIEVPKAIPVEPKDRILPRPLPFDAEKAPEPPMSPERPQPVQESGGTAGINEASGDVESHPQRAHQLFQMMQRKDPQNARAYALDLVALYHMGQYGEMAALLHKAKASGVNPRAFNAYPRFRMMMKEEARAHRIPRPLAERMKAAGHDFNSGE, encoded by the coding sequence ATGAGAACCCGCATCGGCAAGTTTGAAATCCAGCGTCGCTTGGGCGAAGGGGCCATGGGCGAGGTTTTCCTGGGGCGGGATCCGATCATCGGCCGGGAGGTGGCCATCAAGACCATCCGCCCCCAGATCGCCACGGGAGAGGAAGCCCGCGAACGCTTCTACCGCGAGGCCAGGGCGGCGGGGACCTTGAACCATCCGAACCTGGTCACGGTGCATGAATTCGGGGAAGACGACGGAACGCTTTTCCTGGCCATGGAATATGTGCCGGGCCAGGATCTGCAAACGCTGCTGCTGGACCACAGCCTGACCCGGCCGCAGATCCTGGAGATCGTGGCGCAGATCTGCGATGGGCTGGCCTACGCCCACGCCCGGGGCGTCATGCACCGCGACATCAAGCCCTCCAACATCCGCGTGGACTGGCACCAGGGGCGGCCCTTCGTGAAGGTCATGGATTTCGGCATCGCGCGCATCGCGGGGTCGGACATGACGGGCTCCGGAACGATCCTCGGAACCTTCGGCTACATGGCGCCGGAATACATCTCGTCAGGCATACCCGATCCGCGGGCGGACATCTTCGCGTGCGGCGTGATCCTCTATGAAGCCCTGGCCGGGGAACGGCCCTTCCTCGGCGACACCACCGCCACGGTGCTCTACCGCATCGTCCACGAACAACCAAAACCCATGGATCCCGCCCATCTCCATGGCATCAGCCCAGCGGTGCAGAGCATCCTCGACCAGGCCCTCGAGAAGGATCCCAGCCTGCGCTACCAGCGGGCGGAGGTCATGTCCGCGGCCCTGCGCTCGGCCAAGGATCCGCACTGGCTGGGAGGCGTGGCCATGGGCACCACCGCGTCGATGAAGTCCTCCAGCCGGGAGGCCCAGGCGGCACCCACGGTGGCGGCGAACAGCGCCAGGACGGCGACATCGTCCCCGGTCGCCGCGGCCCGGCCCGCCACCAAGACCCCATCCAACGCTGGGATCTGGGCAGCGGGGCTCATCGTCGCCGCGGGTCTCGCGGCTGCCGGAGCCTGGTTCTGGCTGCGGGAACCGGCGAATCCTCCAACCTCCCTCGCCCAGGCCAACCCGGCCGGCAGCGCGATGAGTCCGGCGGCGGTGCCCCCCAGGACGCCGGCTCCAAAGATCGAGGTCCCCAAGGCGATTCCGGTGGAGCCGAAGGACAGGATCCTTCCCAGGCCGCTCCCTTTCGACGCCGAAAAGGCGCCTGAACCTCCCATGAGTCCAGAGCGGCCCCAACCCGTGCAGGAGAGCGGCGGAACAGCGGGCATCAACGAGGCATCCGGAGACGTCGAGAGCCATCCCCAGAGGGCCCATCAGCTTTTTCAAATGATGCAGCGGAAGGATCCCCAGAATGCCAGGGCCTACGCGCTGGATCTGGTGGCGCTCTACCACATGGGCCAGTATGGCGAAATGGCCGCGCTCCTGCACAAGGCCAAGGCCAGCGGCGTCAACCCGCGGGCTTTCAACGCCTATCCGCGGTTCCGGATGATGATGAAGGAAGAGGCCCGCGCCCATCGCATTCCCCGGCCGCTCGCGGAACGCATGAAGGCCGCGGGGCACGATTTCAATTCAGGCGAGTAG
- the ligA gene encoding NAD-dependent DNA ligase LigA — MKQLADQVLEHRRRYYVQDAPAISDAEYDALERELRGLETDHPEWADPNSPTLRVGAPPVESFEKIRHRTPMLSLDNAYAEAELQDWSARMQRLLPPDTHLDFAAELKVDGLSLSLHYEDRALVEALTRGDGEVGENVTANARAIADIPLRLAPEAPDLVEVRGEVFLSRRRWAEINAERDLAGEARFANPRNAASGTMKLLDSRIVAKRRLQFLPWQWLGAEDHCAAMRQLAEWGFTAMPGKVEGDLEAVLAFIQEQAEARLRLPFDTDGVVIKVRDAALQQRLGNTDRVPRWAIAYKYPATQATTLVVAITWQVGRTGKLTPVAELEPVFVAGSTVRRATLHNADEVERLGLRPGMRVFIEKGGDVIPKVVAVVPGQDAGSLPPSAIPECCPMCGGEVGKDDEGEVAIRCLNPECPAKLEARLLHLGGRSALDIEGLGDAMAEQLVASGRFAQPWDAFTILGFEGEGLPFVAGLDRMAEKSGQNFIEALKTARTRPLSRWIHALGIPFVGAKTSELLAEAHPSLEGLWSATEERLQAVEEVGPKVASAIRAFAALHPDLPSHLQAMGIHPAPPVPRDLSALPLKGQVAVVTGTLPTLSREAAEALLKQLGAKVTGSVSAKTTLLVAGEKAGSKLAKAQELGIPVQDETWLLDLEPKP, encoded by the coding sequence ATGAAGCAACTCGCCGATCAGGTGCTGGAGCACCGCCGGCGCTATTACGTCCAGGATGCGCCGGCCATCTCGGATGCGGAGTACGACGCGCTCGAGCGGGAACTGCGAGGACTTGAAACGGACCATCCGGAATGGGCGGATCCCAACAGTCCGACGCTCCGGGTCGGGGCGCCGCCCGTGGAGAGCTTCGAAAAAATCCGGCATCGCACACCCATGCTCAGCCTGGACAATGCCTACGCCGAAGCCGAGCTTCAAGATTGGTCCGCCCGGATGCAGCGGCTGCTTCCGCCGGACACGCACCTGGATTTCGCCGCGGAACTGAAAGTGGATGGCCTTTCCCTGAGCCTGCACTACGAGGACCGTGCGCTGGTGGAGGCCCTGACCCGGGGCGATGGCGAAGTCGGGGAAAACGTCACGGCCAACGCGCGCGCCATCGCCGACATTCCTCTCCGCCTCGCGCCCGAGGCCCCGGACCTGGTCGAGGTGCGAGGCGAGGTTTTCCTTTCTCGGCGCCGCTGGGCGGAAATCAACGCGGAGCGGGATCTTGCCGGCGAGGCGCGCTTCGCGAATCCCCGGAACGCGGCCAGCGGGACCATGAAGCTGCTGGACAGCCGCATCGTGGCGAAGCGGAGGTTGCAGTTCCTGCCCTGGCAATGGCTGGGCGCCGAGGATCATTGCGCCGCGATGCGCCAGCTTGCGGAATGGGGCTTCACCGCCATGCCCGGGAAGGTCGAAGGGGATCTGGAGGCCGTGCTGGCGTTCATCCAGGAACAGGCGGAAGCCCGTTTGCGGCTGCCTTTCGACACGGACGGCGTGGTGATCAAGGTCCGTGATGCCGCGCTCCAGCAGCGGCTCGGCAACACCGATCGCGTTCCCCGCTGGGCCATCGCGTACAAGTACCCGGCCACGCAGGCGACGACCCTGGTGGTGGCCATCACCTGGCAAGTGGGGCGCACGGGCAAGCTCACGCCCGTGGCGGAACTGGAGCCGGTCTTCGTGGCGGGTTCCACGGTCCGGCGGGCCACCCTGCATAACGCGGACGAGGTGGAGCGCCTCGGGTTGCGGCCCGGGATGAGGGTCTTCATCGAAAAAGGCGGCGACGTGATTCCGAAAGTCGTGGCGGTGGTGCCCGGCCAGGATGCAGGTTCACTGCCGCCGTCGGCCATTCCAGAATGCTGCCCCATGTGCGGCGGTGAAGTGGGCAAGGATGACGAAGGCGAAGTGGCCATTCGTTGCCTCAATCCCGAATGCCCCGCGAAACTCGAAGCGCGCCTGCTGCACCTGGGAGGCCGCAGCGCCTTGGACATCGAGGGCCTGGGCGATGCCATGGCGGAACAACTGGTGGCCTCCGGCCGCTTCGCGCAACCCTGGGATGCCTTCACCATCTTGGGCTTCGAGGGTGAAGGCCTGCCTTTCGTCGCGGGCCTGGATCGCATGGCTGAGAAATCCGGACAGAACTTCATCGAGGCCCTGAAAACCGCGCGCACCAGGCCTTTGTCCCGCTGGATCCATGCCCTGGGCATTCCCTTCGTGGGGGCGAAGACGTCCGAATTGCTGGCCGAAGCCCATCCAAGCCTAGAAGGCCTTTGGTCCGCCACCGAGGAGCGGCTTCAGGCGGTGGAGGAGGTGGGCCCGAAGGTGGCCTCGGCCATCCGGGCCTTCGCGGCCCTGCACCCTGACCTGCCCTCCCACCTCCAGGCCATGGGCATCCATCCGGCGCCTCCGGTGCCAAGGGATCTGAGCGCGCTGCCGTTGAAAGGGCAGGTGGCCGTGGTCACGGGCACGCTGCCGACCCTCAGCCGCGAAGCCGCGGAGGCCCTTCTCAAACAGCTCGGCGCCAAGGTCACCGGCTCCGTCAGCGCGAAAACCACGTTGCTGGTCGCCGGGGAGAAGGCCGGTTCGAAGCTCGCCAAGGCCCAGGAACTGGGCATCCCTGTGCAGGATGAAACCTGGCTGCTGGACCTGGAACCCAAACCTTAA
- a CDS encoding DUF1698 domain-containing protein, whose product MIQTPLTPEAKAALEAGIKEFPFWYHRIELAEGVVTPGWAPLEAKAYQLPDRLDGLRVLDVGAWDGYWSFEALRRGAREVVAIDDFSDFLGKLETRQRKGWETFDFCREALGYGEDRCKRIEMSVYDVTEDKLGRFDVVFCFGTLYHLRHPLLALDRLGAVCDREIYIESAICDDYSPHQGGFGRGYAGHMVMEFYPKKEYGNNETNWWAPSLNCLASMVYAAGFHKVEYWKLIPRAGQLAYCRGFSKGTKQEPEA is encoded by the coding sequence ATGATCCAAACCCCGCTCACACCCGAAGCCAAAGCCGCCCTGGAAGCCGGAATCAAGGAATTCCCGTTCTGGTACCACCGCATCGAGCTGGCGGAGGGCGTGGTGACCCCCGGCTGGGCGCCCCTGGAGGCCAAGGCCTACCAGTTGCCAGATCGCCTGGATGGATTGCGGGTCCTGGATGTCGGCGCCTGGGACGGCTACTGGAGCTTCGAGGCGCTGCGGAGGGGCGCGCGGGAGGTCGTGGCCATCGATGATTTCTCCGACTTCCTCGGAAAACTTGAGACCCGCCAGCGGAAAGGCTGGGAGACCTTCGATTTTTGCCGGGAGGCCCTTGGCTACGGCGAGGACCGCTGCAAGCGCATCGAGATGAGCGTCTACGACGTGACCGAGGATAAGCTCGGCCGCTTCGACGTGGTCTTCTGCTTCGGCACGCTGTACCACCTGCGGCACCCCCTGCTGGCCCTGGATCGCCTGGGGGCGGTCTGCGACCGCGAAATCTATATCGAAAGCGCCATCTGCGACGACTACAGCCCCCACCAGGGCGGTTTCGGCCGCGGCTACGCCGGCCACATGGTGATGGAGTTCTACCCGAAGAAGGAATACGGCAACAACGAGACGAACTGGTGGGCGCCTTCCCTCAACTGTCTGGCTTCCATGGTCTACGCAGCGGGTTTTCACAAGGTGGAGTATTGGAAATTGATTCCCAGGGCCGGCCAGCTCGCCTATTGCCGCGGCTTCTCCAAGGGGACCAAACAGGAGCCGGAGGCGTAG